CGGTATTTGGTGTAGCGGCCGCCTGGCTGATCACAAAATTTCATTTTCGCGGCAAAGGTGTGCTGGTCACCTTGATTGATTTACCCTTTGCGATCTCGCCTGTCGTCGGAGGACTGATGTATGTATTAGTGTTTGGCGCACAGGGCTGGCTTGGGCCGTGGCTGGACGAGCATGATATTAAAATTATATTTGCTTTGCCAGGCATTATTTTGGCAACGCTGTTCATTACATTTCCTTTTGTTGCGCGCGAGCTTATTCCGCTGATGGAAGATCAGGGGCAGCAGGAGGAGGAAGCGGCGGTCACACTGGGCGCACGCGGCTGGCGCATTTTCTGGAAAGTGACGCTGCCGAATATCAAATGGGGTTTGCTGTACGGCATTATTCTGTGTAATGCGAGAGCCATGGGCGAGTTTGGTGCAGTGTCCGTCGTCTCGGGACATATTCGGGGCGAGACGAATACACTTCCGCTGCATGTTGAGATTTTGTATAACGAGTATCAGTTCTCGGCATCTTTTGCGGTGGCCTCGTTGTTGCTGCTACTTGCTTTGGCAACCTTGGTGCTTAAAAGCTGGTTTGGACGCAAACGCGTGCATTAATTAATAATTGTGTATATGATCCAACAGGGCCTCTCTTTGTGTCTATCGTCTGTTAACGGCGAGAAGATGGGAAGAGAGGCCCTTGTTCTAAGGTGGCTTATATGGATAATAAAATGATCATATCAAGGCACGTTGGTGTGCCCAGGAGGAGCGAAGGGAAATATGAAACATCCGTTTCAGTCCTACCGTCAGTTGTTTCCGGTGCTGTCCTCACATATCCATGTAGGAAGCTGTTCCCAGGGGGCGATATCGAGACCGGTTTCCGCTGCCATTGAGGAATATCATCGAAGCTTGCTGCAACACGGTCATAACGGCGACCTATCTATGGCACGGTTGGAGGAGGCAAGAGGACATTTTGCCAAGCTCATCGGGGCGGAGCCTGACGAAATTGCGGTGCTGTCCTCAGCCTCTGAGGCGATTGCTGGCGTGGCCACTGCCCTTCCTTATGTACCGGGAAAAGAAGGGATTGTGTATGCAGACACCGACTTTCCAACGGTAGGACACATCTGGCAGGCACAGGAGATGTTCCGTGATCATATTTGCTGTATCCCTTCTACGGAGGGAGAAGTGACCCTAGAGCAGTATGAGGAGCATGTTACGGAGAATACTGCGCTCATTATGGTATCCCATGTGAATTATACCAACGGATTTCAGCAGGATCTCAAATCCATTGCACATATAGCTCATCGAAATCAGGCGTTACTATTCGTCGATGCCTATCAGTCTGCAGGAATGATTCCGATAGACGTAAAGGCGATGGGCATAGATATGCTGGTCGCGGGAGCACGCAAATATATGCTGGGGATACCGGGAGTGGCTTTTCTTTATATAAGTAAGGAGCGAATAGAACGCTTCAAGCCCCGTCTTACGGGCTGGCTTGGACAGGAGTCAGCCTCCCGGTTTGATATTGCTCATCCGGTTCCGGCGGCAGGAGCCCGGCGCTTTGAGACAGGATTACCTTCCTTCATTAGCATTTTTGCCGCCAATGCAGCCTTAAAGCTGCTGCTGGAAATTGGGGTCACGAACATTCAGACCTATATGAATGAGCTGTTGGACTTTTCTATTGAATATGGACGCAGCAAAGGGTTACACATACGTATACCTGATGGAGGAGGCACTTTACCAAGTCTGCTCGCTGTTGAAGTAGCCGACGTGTCGGCAGTAGAGAGGCGTTTGCGGAGCCGAAATATGATTGTGTCAGCACGAAAGGATGTTATTCGTGTGGCTCCGCATTTTTACAATACGGCAGAGGAAGTCCGACGGGTCCTAGATGAACTAGGTGGGAGTTGTTGAACAGCAAAAGCCTCTTCCAAGTAAATGGGAGCATAGCATTTCCCTTTTACACAGGAGAGGCTTTTGTTAGGATAGAGATGTTTAATTATACAATCCGTTTGCGCAGCCAGCCGGATATCAGATCCGTCAAAATGATCAAGACTACAATGCCGAGTAAAATGACGCCTACACGGTTCCAGTTGCGCATTTGGAGTGCAAACAGCAGCGGGGTCCCAATACCACCTGCACCAACCAGACCGAGCGTGGTTGCGGACCGGATGTTAATTTCAAAACGATAGAGCGAATAGGAAAGAAACTGTGGAATCACCTGCGGCAGCACGGCGAAGAAAATGACCTGCCAACGGTTGGCACCGCACGCGATCAAAGCTTCCTGCGGCCCGTGATCGACGCTTTCAATCGTTTCTGAGAAAAGCTTGGCCAGCATGCCGATGGAGTGAATGCCGAGGGCAAGCACACCTGCAAACGAGCCGGGACCTACGGCTTTAATGAATAGAATGGCGACGATCATTTCGGGAAATACCCGAATGACACTAAGTACAAACTTCCCGCTGCCTGATAAGGGGCGTAGACGGGTCATATTGCTCGATGCCCAAAAGGCAAACGGAAGACAGACAAATGCGGATACGAAGGTTCCGAGCACTGAAATGACCAGTGTATCCAGCAACCCACGCAGCAAGTCCTCCCCCTCAGGGATGTAGACAAATGACCAGTCGGGATGAAGAAAGCCGTCCAATATTGCGACAGAGACGCTTTTGGCCGTCCCTTGTAATCCTTCAAACTGCATCCCGCGAAAAGCCCAAATGTAAATGATAATTAGCAGAATAGCTAACGCCCAAAAGCGCAGGCGGGAGCCAATAGGTCTGCGAAGCGTAGGATCATTCATAATAACTTCCTCCGTAGCAGGTTACTGCCGTAATCAATCGCAAGGACGATGACGAGGGTCAGTAGAATAATAATGCTTGCCCGGTCATATCGGAACAGCCCAAGGGAACGGTCAAGCAGCAGACCGATGCCGCCCGCACCGACCAGTCCCAGAACAGAAGCTGCGCGCACATTAACCTCAAAGGTGTATAGCAAATACGACACAAAATAAGGCAGTGCCTGCGGAACCACACCAAAGGCGATGACTTGAATGCGGCTCGCACCAACAGCGGTCATGGCCTCCAGTGGCCCTGGATCAATGGCTTCAATCGCCTCAAAGGTCAGCTTGGCTATGATTCCGAAGGAGAAGAACAGCAGGGCAAGCATCCCTGCAAACGGACCGATGCCGAATACGGCCACAAAGATCGAGGCAAACAGCAAATCGGGAATCGTCCGTACCAGGTTCAGGATCGTGCGCATCGGCAGCGAGATTAGCTTGCGCGGCATCACATTATAGGCGCACAGCAACGCGACAGGGATTGCCAATATGGCTCCCAGTGTCGTACCGACAATAGCGATCTGGATCGTTTCCAGCATCGGTTTCCAGATGATAGGCAGGTAACTCCAGTCAGGAGGAAACATTTCTTCCAGCAATTTGCCCATCTCCGGTAAGCCAACGATCAATTGGTAAGGCGTGGCATCCGTATGAATGGAGCAGGCTATCAGCACCACGATAAAAATCATCCAGGTAGCGTAACGCTTATAACGTCCTGGCAAAGGTGGCCCTGCAGGCGGCTTGCTTGGCTGCGGTGGTCCAGCAGATGGTGACGGTTGCGTTGAAGAGAGCGGCTGGGCAGTAGAGTCGGGCTTCATGATCCCACTCCCAGCAGTTCATCATGCTTGATGGCCCGGCCGTAGATCTCCGCAAAGGCTTCATCCGTAGCCTCCTCCGGTGTGCCGTCAAAGACGACCTCTCCCGCGCGTAATCCGATGATCCGTGTTGCATATTCGCGCGCCAGATCAATGAAATGCAGATTGACAATGGTCGTAATCTGCATTTCACGGTTGATTCGCTGGAGATCGTCCATCACCTGGCGGGTGGTCAGCGGATCAAGCGACGCGACAGGCTCGTCTGCCAGAATGATTTTAGCCTCCTGCGCCAGAGCACGCGCGATGGATACACGCTGCTGTTGGCCACCGGACAATTCATCGGCGCGGCTGTAGGCCTTTTCGCGGATATTCACGCGTTCCAGCGCCGTTAGTGCCAGTTCGATGTCTTCCTTCGGGAAGAGACCAAGAATGGTCCGCAGTGTCGAATGATAACCGACGCGGCCCGAAAGTACGTTGCGAAGCACCGTCGAGCGCTTAACCAGATTGAAGCTTTGAAAGATCATGCCGATATCACGGCGAATGCGCCGCAGTTCGCTGCTTCCGGCAGATGTGACAGATCTACCATCTACAACGATGTCGCCGGACGTAATGTCATGCAGTCGGTTAATGGAACGCAGCAGGGTGGACTTACCTGCACCAGATAAGCCGACTATGACGACCATTTCTCCCTCCTGAATCGTCAAATTAATATTATTCAACCCTTTGGTGCCGTTCGGGTATGTTTTCGATACGTTTCGAAATTCAATCATATGCTCCCAACTTTCTCCCCGATGGGGTGGAATGAAAACAACACCGCCATGAATACATGGACGGTGCTGCCCTGTCATTCGTAAAGCCTGTTTCGTAGCTGTTACTTTACCGCTTGGCCGACAGCTTCGGCGTATTCACGCACAGAATCGAAGTTTTTATCGTCGCCCTTCTCATAACCTACATGGGTGTAAATTTCTTTAATGATTTCGCCGCCTTCAGGATCGTTGGCAATGTCCATAAAGGCTTGGGCGATTTTGTCTCTCCACGTTTGATCCATATCGGAACGTACGCTGACGGTGTCATTTGGAATTTTAGCTGTGTAATGAATGACACGTGTCTTTTCAAATACGTCCGGGATTTCCTTCTTCACTGTGTTACGTGCATCCTGGAAAACAGCGACAGCATCAACCTGACCGTTCAGCAGCGCCAGAATAGCAGCGTCGTGGCCTTTGATCGTCACACCCTGCACATCTGTGTCCGGGTCCACTCCAGCTTTTTTCAGCTCTGCTGCGGGGTACACATAACCTGCGGAGGAGGTTACATTTTGCCAGCCGACCTTCTTGCCTTTTAGATCAGCCAGACTTTGAATCGGAGAATCCTTTTTCACCACGATCATTGCTTTATAAAAGTTTACTTTTTCAGTCGTGTCCTTGCCTGTAGCATCTTCAATGCCATAGCGTTGAGCTTGCAGGAGCAAGTCGGCCGCTTTACGGTTATCGTGTGCCAGTACATAAGCGTTCGGCGGAAGGAATCCTACATCGACCTGTTTGGAAGACATGGCTTCCACAATCGTATTGTAATCAGGAGATACGGTTACTTTTACCGGGATTCCGAGCTTGTCCCCCAGCAGCTTTTCGAGCGGTTTTGCCTTGGCTTCGAGGGTATCTGCATTTTGAGAAGGAACGAATTGTACCTTTAGCTCCTTAGGGACATAGGCTGTGCTTTCGTTTTTAGAGCCATCTGTACCCGGAGTGGAGGCGCTGTTGTTATTGCTTGCATTTGAGCCACAAGCGGCTAAACCCGCTGCCAGTGTGAAGGTCATGCACAAGGTCAGTGCTTTTTTGAACAAAATAATTTCCCCCTAAACATCGTAATAACGAAAATTTAAAAAACCTGTAAATTCAGTGACAAACCAAATCTTAACAGCTAGTCCTGCAGCTAGGGTAAAAACCACTCCTGACTTTGGTAAAAATGATGTAAAATTTATCATTTGCTAGAGACCATAAGCGGTATTTATACGAATTGCATCTTTTAACATTCTCTTAACAGTGCTCTGTTAGACTTGTTCAAGCTCTATGACCGAAGCTGAGGGAGAGAACAAGATTGGATAATTTGGACATTAATGATAAGACAGAGCAGGAAAATGCAGGTGCTGTGAGGGCGAAATTCCGCATTATGGTTACAACCGATCTGCATGTCAGCTTGTGGAATTATGATTATTATACAGATCAGGAAACGCTGCATTACGGTCTGGCGCAAACCGCTAGTCTGATTCACACGGCTCGGGCAGAGGTGCCCAATCACCTGCTGCTGGATAACGGAGATGTGATTCAGGGAAATCCGCTGGGAGATTATGCTGTACAGCGGCTCCAACAGGACCCAAGCGAGGTGCATCCCGCCTATAAAGCCATGAATCTGCTGGGGTATGAGGCAGGCAGTATTGGTAATCATGAATTTAACTATGGGTTGGAATATTTGCAGACCTGCCTTCGAGGAGCACAGTTTCCTTATGTGAATGCCAACATCTATATAGCGGGAGAGGAAGAACAAAACTACTTTACGCCTTATCTATTGCTGGATAAGACGGTAGAGGATGAAGCAGGCCGTAAGCATCTGCTGAAGGTGGGGGTCATAGGCTTTGTGCCCCCGCAAATTATGCAATGGGACAAGGCGTGGTTGGAAGGGAAACTTATCGTCAAAGATATGCTGGAAACCGCAAGACGGTTTATCCCAGAAATGCAGGCGGAGGGAGCCGATCTCATCATTGCGATGCCCCATGCAGGCTTTGAGGATATTCCCGAAGCTCCCAATATGGAAAATGCGGTGCTGCATCTGAGCAGGGTGGAAGGGATCGATGCCATTGTGTTTGGTCATGCCCATAAAGTATTTCCCGGCCCTTCATTTATAGGTATGACAGGTGTGGATACAGAGCAGGGCACCATCCATGGCATTCCAGCAGTAGAGCCGGGCTTCTGGGGAGATCATCTGGGTATCATTGATCTGGATCTGGCCCTTATTGGAGGGAAGTGGCAAGTGACTGCATCTGCTGCCGAGGTACGCCCGGTGTATGACCCGATACGCAAGGAAGCCCTCGTCCAACCCGATACTG
This window of the Paenibacillus polymyxa genome carries:
- the cysW gene encoding sulfate ABC transporter permease subunit CysW — its product is MSQAITGQELASAPVPSSAPPNRVTTEAPWVKWTLIGAAFLALLWVLVLPLIVVLTEALKQGWSVYVEALRDPDAMSALRLTLLVAAITVPLNTVFGVAAAWLITKFHFRGKGVLVTLIDLPFAISPVVGGLMYVLVFGAQGWLGPWLDEHDIKIIFALPGIILATLFITFPFVARELIPLMEDQGQQEEEAAVTLGARGWRIFWKVTLPNIKWGLLYGIILCNARAMGEFGAVSVVSGHIRGETNTLPLHVEILYNEYQFSASFAVASLLLLLALATLVLKSWFGRKRVH
- a CDS encoding aminotransferase class V-fold PLP-dependent enzyme, whose translation is MKHPFQSYRQLFPVLSSHIHVGSCSQGAISRPVSAAIEEYHRSLLQHGHNGDLSMARLEEARGHFAKLIGAEPDEIAVLSSASEAIAGVATALPYVPGKEGIVYADTDFPTVGHIWQAQEMFRDHICCIPSTEGEVTLEQYEEHVTENTALIMVSHVNYTNGFQQDLKSIAHIAHRNQALLFVDAYQSAGMIPIDVKAMGIDMLVAGARKYMLGIPGVAFLYISKERIERFKPRLTGWLGQESASRFDIAHPVPAAGARRFETGLPSFISIFAANAALKLLLEIGVTNIQTYMNELLDFSIEYGRSKGLHIRIPDGGGTLPSLLAVEVADVSAVERRLRSRNMIVSARKDVIRVAPHFYNTAEEVRRVLDELGGSC
- the phnE gene encoding phosphonate ABC transporter, permease protein PhnE produces the protein MNDPTLRRPIGSRLRFWALAILLIIIYIWAFRGMQFEGLQGTAKSVSVAILDGFLHPDWSFVYIPEGEDLLRGLLDTLVISVLGTFVSAFVCLPFAFWASSNMTRLRPLSGSGKFVLSVIRVFPEMIVAILFIKAVGPGSFAGVLALGIHSIGMLAKLFSETIESVDHGPQEALIACGANRWQVIFFAVLPQVIPQFLSYSLYRFEINIRSATTLGLVGAGGIGTPLLFALQMRNWNRVGVILLGIVVLIILTDLISGWLRKRIV
- the phnE gene encoding phosphonate ABC transporter, permease protein PhnE; the encoded protein is MKPDSTAQPLSSTQPSPSAGPPQPSKPPAGPPLPGRYKRYATWMIFIVVLIACSIHTDATPYQLIVGLPEMGKLLEEMFPPDWSYLPIIWKPMLETIQIAIVGTTLGAILAIPVALLCAYNVMPRKLISLPMRTILNLVRTIPDLLFASIFVAVFGIGPFAGMLALLFFSFGIIAKLTFEAIEAIDPGPLEAMTAVGASRIQVIAFGVVPQALPYFVSYLLYTFEVNVRAASVLGLVGAGGIGLLLDRSLGLFRYDRASIIILLTLVIVLAIDYGSNLLRRKLL
- the phnC gene encoding phosphonate ABC transporter ATP-binding protein, coding for MIEFRNVSKTYPNGTKGLNNINLTIQEGEMVVIVGLSGAGKSTLLRSINRLHDITSGDIVVDGRSVTSAGSSELRRIRRDIGMIFQSFNLVKRSTVLRNVLSGRVGYHSTLRTILGLFPKEDIELALTALERVNIREKAYSRADELSGGQQQRVSIARALAQEAKIILADEPVASLDPLTTRQVMDDLQRINREMQITTIVNLHFIDLAREYATRIIGLRAGEVVFDGTPEEATDEAFAEIYGRAIKHDELLGVGS
- a CDS encoding phosphate/phosphite/phosphonate ABC transporter substrate-binding protein, which produces MFKKALTLCMTFTLAAGLAACGSNASNNNSASTPGTDGSKNESTAYVPKELKVQFVPSQNADTLEAKAKPLEKLLGDKLGIPVKVTVSPDYNTIVEAMSSKQVDVGFLPPNAYVLAHDNRKAADLLLQAQRYGIEDATGKDTTEKVNFYKAMIVVKKDSPIQSLADLKGKKVGWQNVTSSAGYVYPAAELKKAGVDPDTDVQGVTIKGHDAAILALLNGQVDAVAVFQDARNTVKKEIPDVFEKTRVIHYTAKIPNDTVSVRSDMDQTWRDKIAQAFMDIANDPEGGEIIKEIYTHVGYEKGDDKNFDSVREYAEAVGQAVK
- a CDS encoding bifunctional 2',3'-cyclic-nucleotide 2'-phosphodiesterase/3'-nucleotidase, with the translated sequence MDNLDINDKTEQENAGAVRAKFRIMVTTDLHVSLWNYDYYTDQETLHYGLAQTASLIHTARAEVPNHLLLDNGDVIQGNPLGDYAVQRLQQDPSEVHPAYKAMNLLGYEAGSIGNHEFNYGLEYLQTCLRGAQFPYVNANIYIAGEEEQNYFTPYLLLDKTVEDEAGRKHLLKVGVIGFVPPQIMQWDKAWLEGKLIVKDMLETARRFIPEMQAEGADLIIAMPHAGFEDIPEAPNMENAVLHLSRVEGIDAIVFGHAHKVFPGPSFIGMTGVDTEQGTIHGIPAVEPGFWGDHLGIIDLDLALIGGKWQVTASAAEVRPVYDPIRKEALVQPDTAIQQAVAAEHAGTLDYIRAPVGQTTVAVNSFFAQVMDDASVQLVNDTQIWYVKQQLQGSEYEGLPVLSAAAPFKTGGRYGPAYYTNIPAGTLAIKHIADLYNFPNTLHVVRLSGAEIREWLEWSAGQFQQIDPSAEEEQELINSDFPSFNFDIIDGITYQIDVTQPARYDTAGELKDLEAHRIVHMSFEGEPMDMQRSYLVVTNNYRAFSSALVNPGGERIILASPDENRHVLTEYVRHMKTLTPKADGHWSLAPWSGRPHVTFLTSPQATNVAHAYSELLYEGLTAEGYAKFALDFRQF